The genomic window ATCCAATCTACTGAACACCTAGTATCAGAATACTTATTTAGTTCTTTGTCATAATAAAAAAACAAACTCATAGAGTTTGTTTTTTTATATAAAACTATTTCACTTGACCTTTTCTTGTTTTCGTCGTATGGTTAGTTCATAAGCTTATATTATAGTGTGGTTTTTTAGCCATGATGAGCAGGCAATATATGGGTTGCTTAAGTCCTTAGTCTCCATATTTAACTTAGTAATTAGTATTTAATTGTTAAGATTGCCTCAAAAGGTATAATATAGTCTTATCGTTCGTTATTGATATGTTTAACACGCTTATCAATATCACTAGATTAATCGACTAGCTCATCACAACGATTACGTCTACATGAACTAAATAACGAACTAATTAAGATGTTATATTCTAAAGGAGGAAATTATTTATGTCAGTAGTGTTAAAAGTAGAAGAAAGAGCGACTAGACCAAGATCTATCCGCAGAAAATTAAGAGAAGAAGGTCGTGTACCAGGTGCTGTAAACGGTAATGGTATCCAAAACTTGTCTATCTCTGTAAATGCTCGTCAATTGGAAAAAGATATCCGAGAAAACGGTATGAACGCGGTATATGTACTAGATTTAGACGGTAAAAAAATCAGTACATTATTACATACTTATGAATTAGATACATTTACTAAATCTTGGGTTCATGTTGAATTCTTAGCTGTAGATATGTCTCAAGAAACTGAAGTTGAAGCAGAATTGTCACTTGTTGGTACTCCTAAAGGGGTTAAAGCTGGTGGTGTTCTTGAACAAAACTTATACACTGTAGTTGTTTCTGCAACTCCTGATAAATTACCAGAACGTGTTGAAGTTGATATTACTAACTTAGAAATTGGTGATTCTTTAGTAATTGCTGATATTCCAAAACATGAAGAATTCTCTATCGTAACAGATGCTGAAGAACAAATCTGTTCTGTATCTGAAATGTCAGCTGCTGTTGAAGAAGATGCTGAAACAGCTGAAGCTGCTGAACCAGAATTAGTTAACGCTAAAACTGAAGAAGACTAATTTTACCATAATGCAAACTGGACTTTTATAAGTCCAGTTTTTTTATACCTTAAGAGATTACTAAAATTAACAAATATCCCCTACTCTTTTGTTCTTTGTATGATAAAATACTTAGTGAATTACTCTTATTTAAAAGAAAGTAGGTTAATTGTATGGTTGGTATAGATAAAATAAATTTTTACACTCCAAATACGTATATCGATTTAGAAGAATTGGCAAAACATCGAGGCGTTGATCCCGCAAAATTTACAATAGGTATTGGTCAATCTAAAATGTCAGTCCCACCTATTAGTCAGGATACTGTCAGTATGGCAGCTAATGC from Vagococcus martis includes these protein-coding regions:
- a CDS encoding 50S ribosomal protein L25/general stress protein Ctc, coding for MSVVLKVEERATRPRSIRRKLREEGRVPGAVNGNGIQNLSISVNARQLEKDIRENGMNAVYVLDLDGKKISTLLHTYELDTFTKSWVHVEFLAVDMSQETEVEAELSLVGTPKGVKAGGVLEQNLYTVVVSATPDKLPERVEVDITNLEIGDSLVIADIPKHEEFSIVTDAEEQICSVSEMSAAVEEDAETAEAAEPELVNAKTEED